The proteins below are encoded in one region of Danio rerio strain Tuebingen ecotype United States chromosome 14, GRCz12tu, whole genome shotgun sequence:
- the LOC101882840 gene encoding uncharacterized protein isoform X2: MVARTEAMNIIRYEQYLEENFPRWQQRLKDIRVSEKSKRVQQHLKNHIQHMEQDRGQAMSFNSPDPSQTSHTVANSLQAPKDIKPKAERCNQNAHHPYLPPTWLTGSQPFISGLPHNNFPKDYKNLQNIQALNHPYYPVPGDSLHQSDPPVQQKTPLVEHLWQRLQPTAHFTPAAASWPPLPVVNPMMEVPGSSQKRVQRNENYQENVGEETIDPNEENHLRVKHRRNGKESDRTSELDCKPVRLSVDCGGSSEGSAGSSENTISEMQKQRKTKRNGTKSQANGNKSEGSSTISEDAPDSHSDTKTQKPHKKHSSQESIIRKKSISAASQDEDDQDENISQEAPQCHIRPEKKEEPQGQNIREEDDSDEGEDDSCDIIVAMEKVRFRNIDEEDEGSTDEEVMGKRHEIEAGGKEKPEMEDEEDGSEGEEARVDDDEVMGNRGGTEASDNEEPEGGEDEGQTTEEEGRENSFQGKSKEGNIEGSGEDDNQVNTSERDIHNSLEELYSDETEEGGVNNQDVDDEDDDEVVVEKAHPWSRDPLVDRIKSSDDDDDIEGLLNPVNSQTQKKEDVTEQSNDEPSGSEEESLPQKNPAATKDPVQSDDDDDDEFDHFYD; this comes from the exons ATGGTGGCCCGTACCGAAGCCATGAACATCATACGG TATGAACAGTACCTGGAAGAGAACTTCCCACGATGGCAGCAAAGACTGAAAGACATAAGAGTTTCTGAAAAGTCAAAG CGGGTACAACAGCATTTAAAGAACCATATTCAACACATGGAGCAGGATAGAGGCCAAGCAATGTCCTTCAACTCTCCAGATCCATCACAAACTTCCCACACTGTGGCAAACAGTCTTCAGGCACCCAAAG ATATCAAGCCAAAAGCTGAAAGATGCAACCAAAATGCCCACCATCCATACCTTCCGCCTACATGGTTAACTGGCTCCCAGCCTTTTATATCCGGACTCCCTCATAACAATTTTCCAAAGGATTACAAAAACCTCCAGAACATTCAAGCCTTGAATCATCCCTACTATCCTGTACCTGGTGATTCTCTCCATCAGTCAGATCCTCCAGTCCAGCAGAAGACACCATTAGTGGAGCATCTGTGGCAAAGACTGCAGCCTACAGCTCACTTCACTCCTGCTGCTGCCTCCTGGCCACCACTACCAGTGGTCAACCCCATGATGGAAGTACCAGGCTCCAGTCAGAAAAGAGTCCAGCGCAATGAGAACTACCAGGAAAATGTGGGAGAAGAAACAATAGATCCAAATGAGGAGAACCATTTGAGAGTAAAACACAGAAGAAATGGAAAAGAGAGTGATCGAACTTCTGAGCTGGATTGTAAACCAG TGCGTCTATCAGTCGACTGTGGAGGAAGTAGTGAAGGCAGCGCTGGATCCTCTGAAAATACTATTTCTGAGATGCAAAAACAGAGAAAGACCAAAAGAAATGGGACCAAATCACAAGCAAATGGAAACAAATCTGAAGG CTCTTCCACTATATCTGAAGATGCTCCAGACAGCCACTCAGACACAAAGACACAAAAACCACATAAGAAGCACAGCAGCCAAGAATCTATAATCAGAAAGAAGAGTATCAGTGCAGCGAGTCAAGATGAAGATGACCAGGATGAAAACATAAGCCAAGAAGCACCTCAGTGTCACATCAGGCCAGAAAAGAAAGAAGAACCCCAAGGACAGAACATTAGAGAGGAAGATGATTCTGATGAAGGAGAAGATGACAGTTGTGATATCATTGTTGCAATGGAGAAAGTAAGATTTAGGAACATTGATGAAGAGGACGAGGGAAGCACAGATGAAGAAGTGATGGGAAAGAGACATGAGATTGAAGCCGGTGGTAAGGAAAAGCCAGAAATGGAAGATGAAGAAGATGGAAGTGAAGGAGAGGAAGCAAGAGTAGATGATGATGAAGTGATGGGAAACAGAGGTGGGACTGAAGCCAGTGATAACGAAGAGCCTGAAGGAGGTGAAGATGAAGGACAGACAACAGAGGAAGAGGGGAGAGAGAATAGCTTTCAGGGTAAAAGCAAAGAAGGAAACATTGAAGGAAGTGGAGAGGATGACAATCAAGTTAATACTTCTGAGAGAGACATTCACAACAG TCTTGAGGAGCTCTATTCTGATGAGACTGAAGAAGGTGGGGTGAACAATCAAGAtgtagatgatgaagatgatgatgaggtTGTGGTTGAGAAAGCTCATCCGTGGTCAAGAGATCCTTTAGTCGATCGCAttaaaagctcagatgatgatgatgacattgAAGGTCTTCTCAACCCTGTCAACTCTCAAACACAGAA GAAGGAGGATGTGACGGAACAATCAAATG
- the LOC101882840 gene encoding uncharacterized protein isoform X1 has translation MVARTEAMNIIRVQYEQYLEENFPRWQQRLKDIRVSEKSKRVQQHLKNHIQHMEQDRGQAMSFNSPDPSQTSHTVANSLQAPKDIKPKAERCNQNAHHPYLPPTWLTGSQPFISGLPHNNFPKDYKNLQNIQALNHPYYPVPGDSLHQSDPPVQQKTPLVEHLWQRLQPTAHFTPAAASWPPLPVVNPMMEVPGSSQKRVQRNENYQENVGEETIDPNEENHLRVKHRRNGKESDRTSELDCKPVRLSVDCGGSSEGSAGSSENTISEMQKQRKTKRNGTKSQANGNKSEGSSTISEDAPDSHSDTKTQKPHKKHSSQESIIRKKSISAASQDEDDQDENISQEAPQCHIRPEKKEEPQGQNIREEDDSDEGEDDSCDIIVAMEKVRFRNIDEEDEGSTDEEVMGKRHEIEAGGKEKPEMEDEEDGSEGEEARVDDDEVMGNRGGTEASDNEEPEGGEDEGQTTEEEGRENSFQGKSKEGNIEGSGEDDNQVNTSERDIHNSLEELYSDETEEGGVNNQDVDDEDDDEVVVEKAHPWSRDPLVDRIKSSDDDDDIEGLLNPVNSQTQKKEDVTEQSNDEPSGSEEESLPQKNPAATKDPVQSDDDDDDEFDHFYD, from the exons ATGGTGGCCCGTACCGAAGCCATGAACATCATACGG GTTCAGTATGAACAGTACCTGGAAGAGAACTTCCCACGATGGCAGCAAAGACTGAAAGACATAAGAGTTTCTGAAAAGTCAAAG CGGGTACAACAGCATTTAAAGAACCATATTCAACACATGGAGCAGGATAGAGGCCAAGCAATGTCCTTCAACTCTCCAGATCCATCACAAACTTCCCACACTGTGGCAAACAGTCTTCAGGCACCCAAAG ATATCAAGCCAAAAGCTGAAAGATGCAACCAAAATGCCCACCATCCATACCTTCCGCCTACATGGTTAACTGGCTCCCAGCCTTTTATATCCGGACTCCCTCATAACAATTTTCCAAAGGATTACAAAAACCTCCAGAACATTCAAGCCTTGAATCATCCCTACTATCCTGTACCTGGTGATTCTCTCCATCAGTCAGATCCTCCAGTCCAGCAGAAGACACCATTAGTGGAGCATCTGTGGCAAAGACTGCAGCCTACAGCTCACTTCACTCCTGCTGCTGCCTCCTGGCCACCACTACCAGTGGTCAACCCCATGATGGAAGTACCAGGCTCCAGTCAGAAAAGAGTCCAGCGCAATGAGAACTACCAGGAAAATGTGGGAGAAGAAACAATAGATCCAAATGAGGAGAACCATTTGAGAGTAAAACACAGAAGAAATGGAAAAGAGAGTGATCGAACTTCTGAGCTGGATTGTAAACCAG TGCGTCTATCAGTCGACTGTGGAGGAAGTAGTGAAGGCAGCGCTGGATCCTCTGAAAATACTATTTCTGAGATGCAAAAACAGAGAAAGACCAAAAGAAATGGGACCAAATCACAAGCAAATGGAAACAAATCTGAAGG CTCTTCCACTATATCTGAAGATGCTCCAGACAGCCACTCAGACACAAAGACACAAAAACCACATAAGAAGCACAGCAGCCAAGAATCTATAATCAGAAAGAAGAGTATCAGTGCAGCGAGTCAAGATGAAGATGACCAGGATGAAAACATAAGCCAAGAAGCACCTCAGTGTCACATCAGGCCAGAAAAGAAAGAAGAACCCCAAGGACAGAACATTAGAGAGGAAGATGATTCTGATGAAGGAGAAGATGACAGTTGTGATATCATTGTTGCAATGGAGAAAGTAAGATTTAGGAACATTGATGAAGAGGACGAGGGAAGCACAGATGAAGAAGTGATGGGAAAGAGACATGAGATTGAAGCCGGTGGTAAGGAAAAGCCAGAAATGGAAGATGAAGAAGATGGAAGTGAAGGAGAGGAAGCAAGAGTAGATGATGATGAAGTGATGGGAAACAGAGGTGGGACTGAAGCCAGTGATAACGAAGAGCCTGAAGGAGGTGAAGATGAAGGACAGACAACAGAGGAAGAGGGGAGAGAGAATAGCTTTCAGGGTAAAAGCAAAGAAGGAAACATTGAAGGAAGTGGAGAGGATGACAATCAAGTTAATACTTCTGAGAGAGACATTCACAACAG TCTTGAGGAGCTCTATTCTGATGAGACTGAAGAAGGTGGGGTGAACAATCAAGAtgtagatgatgaagatgatgatgaggtTGTGGTTGAGAAAGCTCATCCGTGGTCAAGAGATCCTTTAGTCGATCGCAttaaaagctcagatgatgatgatgacattgAAGGTCTTCTCAACCCTGTCAACTCTCAAACACAGAA GAAGGAGGATGTGACGGAACAATCAAATG
- the zdhhc24 gene encoding probable palmitoyltransferase ZDHHC24 (The RefSeq protein has 1 substitution compared to this genomic sequence) → MTSFMSRVWCKVESTGRQLPIVLNAVLVFSITAEVSYLVLVEAPFEPEQKKSDWSTIWTGLHLFAQYFMLGNITWNASLFVKTNPSIRGVFLGGDTLGQGWRYCYNCETHTPPRCSHCYDCNVCVLRRDHHCVFFGQCVGFHNYRYFLTCLLFMWAGLLYAVVMNAEVFIFILKEGVTFHSVMLLLVPWIMLVSGQVTTRAFAFAFIADTCVVGFLLVAAFLFFHVALMLRGQTTREWYSTRRPYSLGTMANIRECLGKNWYFCWLCPLIPSPLPGDGINFKVTASLEPKKQAVH, encoded by the exons ATGACCAGCTTTATGAGCAGAGTCTGGTGTAAGGTGGAGTCGACCGGTCGTCAGCTGCCGATCGTCCTGAACGCCGTGTTGGTGTTCTCCATCACCGCAGAGGTCAGTTATCTGGTGCTGGTCGAGGCTCCTTTTGAACCGGAGCAGAAGAAGACCGACTGGTCCACTATTTGGACTGGCCTGCATCTATTCGCCCAGTACTTCAtgctgggaaacataacctggAACGCCTCGCTGTTCGTGAAAACCAACCCCAGTATTCGCGGAGTGTTTCTTGGAGGAGATACTTTGGGTCAAGGTTGGAG GTACTGTTACAACTGTGAGACACACACTCCTCCACGATGCTCGCACTGCTATGACTGTAACGTGTGTGTACTGCGGCGCGATCACCACTGTGTGTTTTTTGGCCAGTGCGTCGGCTTTCACAATTACCGGTATTTCCTGACCTGTCTGCTCTTCATGTGGGCAGGGCTGCTCTATGCAGTTGTCATGAACGCTGAAGTCTTCATTTTCATCCTAAAGGAGGGCGTGACGTTTCACAGTGTCATGCTTTTACTCGTGCCCTGGATAATGCTCGTCTCTG GACAGGTGACTACACGAGCCTTTGCTTTTGCATTTATTGCTGACACTTGTGTCGTGGGTTTCCTGCTGGTCGCTGCCTTCCTCTTTTTCCACGTGGCTCTGATGCTGAGAGGACAGACCACCCGCGAGTGGTACTCCACCCGACGGCCGTACAGCCTGGGAACCATGGCCAACATCAGGGAATGCCTTGGCAAGAACTGGTACTTCTGCTGGCTCTGTCCGTTGATACCTTCCCCACTGCCTGGAGACGGCATAAACTTCAAGGTGACCGCTTCTCTTGAGCCTAAAAAGCAGGCCGTGCACTGA
- the LOC101882840 gene encoding uncharacterized protein isoform X3 — translation MVARTEAMNIIRRVQQHLKNHIQHMEQDRGQAMSFNSPDPSQTSHTVANSLQAPKDIKPKAERCNQNAHHPYLPPTWLTGSQPFISGLPHNNFPKDYKNLQNIQALNHPYYPVPGDSLHQSDPPVQQKTPLVEHLWQRLQPTAHFTPAAASWPPLPVVNPMMEVPGSSQKRVQRNENYQENVGEETIDPNEENHLRVKHRRNGKESDRTSELDCKPVRLSVDCGGSSEGSAGSSENTISEMQKQRKTKRNGTKSQANGNKSEGSSTISEDAPDSHSDTKTQKPHKKHSSQESIIRKKSISAASQDEDDQDENISQEAPQCHIRPEKKEEPQGQNIREEDDSDEGEDDSCDIIVAMEKVRFRNIDEEDEGSTDEEVMGKRHEIEAGGKEKPEMEDEEDGSEGEEARVDDDEVMGNRGGTEASDNEEPEGGEDEGQTTEEEGRENSFQGKSKEGNIEGSGEDDNQVNTSERDIHNSLEELYSDETEEGGVNNQDVDDEDDDEVVVEKAHPWSRDPLVDRIKSSDDDDDIEGLLNPVNSQTQKKEDVTEQSNDEPSGSEEESLPQKNPAATKDPVQSDDDDDDEFDHFYD, via the exons ATGGTGGCCCGTACCGAAGCCATGAACATCATACGG CGGGTACAACAGCATTTAAAGAACCATATTCAACACATGGAGCAGGATAGAGGCCAAGCAATGTCCTTCAACTCTCCAGATCCATCACAAACTTCCCACACTGTGGCAAACAGTCTTCAGGCACCCAAAG ATATCAAGCCAAAAGCTGAAAGATGCAACCAAAATGCCCACCATCCATACCTTCCGCCTACATGGTTAACTGGCTCCCAGCCTTTTATATCCGGACTCCCTCATAACAATTTTCCAAAGGATTACAAAAACCTCCAGAACATTCAAGCCTTGAATCATCCCTACTATCCTGTACCTGGTGATTCTCTCCATCAGTCAGATCCTCCAGTCCAGCAGAAGACACCATTAGTGGAGCATCTGTGGCAAAGACTGCAGCCTACAGCTCACTTCACTCCTGCTGCTGCCTCCTGGCCACCACTACCAGTGGTCAACCCCATGATGGAAGTACCAGGCTCCAGTCAGAAAAGAGTCCAGCGCAATGAGAACTACCAGGAAAATGTGGGAGAAGAAACAATAGATCCAAATGAGGAGAACCATTTGAGAGTAAAACACAGAAGAAATGGAAAAGAGAGTGATCGAACTTCTGAGCTGGATTGTAAACCAG TGCGTCTATCAGTCGACTGTGGAGGAAGTAGTGAAGGCAGCGCTGGATCCTCTGAAAATACTATTTCTGAGATGCAAAAACAGAGAAAGACCAAAAGAAATGGGACCAAATCACAAGCAAATGGAAACAAATCTGAAGG CTCTTCCACTATATCTGAAGATGCTCCAGACAGCCACTCAGACACAAAGACACAAAAACCACATAAGAAGCACAGCAGCCAAGAATCTATAATCAGAAAGAAGAGTATCAGTGCAGCGAGTCAAGATGAAGATGACCAGGATGAAAACATAAGCCAAGAAGCACCTCAGTGTCACATCAGGCCAGAAAAGAAAGAAGAACCCCAAGGACAGAACATTAGAGAGGAAGATGATTCTGATGAAGGAGAAGATGACAGTTGTGATATCATTGTTGCAATGGAGAAAGTAAGATTTAGGAACATTGATGAAGAGGACGAGGGAAGCACAGATGAAGAAGTGATGGGAAAGAGACATGAGATTGAAGCCGGTGGTAAGGAAAAGCCAGAAATGGAAGATGAAGAAGATGGAAGTGAAGGAGAGGAAGCAAGAGTAGATGATGATGAAGTGATGGGAAACAGAGGTGGGACTGAAGCCAGTGATAACGAAGAGCCTGAAGGAGGTGAAGATGAAGGACAGACAACAGAGGAAGAGGGGAGAGAGAATAGCTTTCAGGGTAAAAGCAAAGAAGGAAACATTGAAGGAAGTGGAGAGGATGACAATCAAGTTAATACTTCTGAGAGAGACATTCACAACAG TCTTGAGGAGCTCTATTCTGATGAGACTGAAGAAGGTGGGGTGAACAATCAAGAtgtagatgatgaagatgatgatgaggtTGTGGTTGAGAAAGCTCATCCGTGGTCAAGAGATCCTTTAGTCGATCGCAttaaaagctcagatgatgatgatgacattgAAGGTCTTCTCAACCCTGTCAACTCTCAAACACAGAA GAAGGAGGATGTGACGGAACAATCAAATG
- the LOC101882840 gene encoding uncharacterized protein isoform X4 produces the protein MEKRVIELLSWIVNQCVYQSTVEEVVKAALDPLKILFLRCKNRERPKEMGPNHKQMETNLKGNINDRISSTISEDAPDSHSDTKTQKPHKKHSSQESIIRKKSISAASQDEDDQDENISQEAPQCHIRPEKKEEPQGQNIREEDDSDEGEDDSCDIIVAMEKVRFRNIDEEDEGSTDEEVMGKRHEIEAGGKEKPEMEDEEDGSEGEEARVDDDEVMGNRGGTEASDNEEPEGGEDEGQTTEEEGRENSFQGKSKEGNIEGSGEDDNQVNTSERDIHNSLEELYSDETEEGGVNNQDVDDEDDDEVVVEKAHPWSRDPLVDRIKSSDDDDDIEGLLNPVNSQTQKKEDVTEQSNDEPSGSEEESLPQKNPAATKDPVQSDDDDDDEFDHFYD, from the exons ATGGAAAAGAGAGTGATCGAACTTCTGAGCTGGATTGTAAACCAG TGCGTCTATCAGTCGACTGTGGAGGAAGTAGTGAAGGCAGCGCTGGATCCTCTGAAAATACTATTTCTGAGATGCAAAAACAGAGAAAGACCAAAAGAAATGGGACCAAATCACAAGCAAATGGAAACAAATCTGAAGGGTAACATAAATGACAGaat CTCTTCCACTATATCTGAAGATGCTCCAGACAGCCACTCAGACACAAAGACACAAAAACCACATAAGAAGCACAGCAGCCAAGAATCTATAATCAGAAAGAAGAGTATCAGTGCAGCGAGTCAAGATGAAGATGACCAGGATGAAAACATAAGCCAAGAAGCACCTCAGTGTCACATCAGGCCAGAAAAGAAAGAAGAACCCCAAGGACAGAACATTAGAGAGGAAGATGATTCTGATGAAGGAGAAGATGACAGTTGTGATATCATTGTTGCAATGGAGAAAGTAAGATTTAGGAACATTGATGAAGAGGACGAGGGAAGCACAGATGAAGAAGTGATGGGAAAGAGACATGAGATTGAAGCCGGTGGTAAGGAAAAGCCAGAAATGGAAGATGAAGAAGATGGAAGTGAAGGAGAGGAAGCAAGAGTAGATGATGATGAAGTGATGGGAAACAGAGGTGGGACTGAAGCCAGTGATAACGAAGAGCCTGAAGGAGGTGAAGATGAAGGACAGACAACAGAGGAAGAGGGGAGAGAGAATAGCTTTCAGGGTAAAAGCAAAGAAGGAAACATTGAAGGAAGTGGAGAGGATGACAATCAAGTTAATACTTCTGAGAGAGACATTCACAACAG TCTTGAGGAGCTCTATTCTGATGAGACTGAAGAAGGTGGGGTGAACAATCAAGAtgtagatgatgaagatgatgatgaggtTGTGGTTGAGAAAGCTCATCCGTGGTCAAGAGATCCTTTAGTCGATCGCAttaaaagctcagatgatgatgatgacattgAAGGTCTTCTCAACCCTGTCAACTCTCAAACACAGAA GAAGGAGGATGTGACGGAACAATCAAATG